The following are from one region of the Corylus avellana chromosome ca1, CavTom2PMs-1.0 genome:
- the LOC132167729 gene encoding rust resistance kinase Lr10-like, with protein sequence MILGTPFVIAFLIYKWQRRHLSMNDIVEEFLQSHNNLMLIRYSYSEIKKITKSFKDKLGEGGYGYVLKGTFQSGRLVAVKMLGKSKANVQDFISEVATIGRIHHVNVVQLIGFCVEGSKRTLVYEFMSNGSLNKYIFSPEVCTLLSYNQMYDIALGVARGIEYLHQGCDMQILHFDIKPPNILLDKNFTPKVSDFGPAKLYLANDNIVSLTATRGTLGYMAPELFYKNIGGVSYKADVYSFGILLMDMAGRKENLNVFAKHSSQIYFPTWVYDQMHDGNNLEIEDATEEEKKIGKKMIIVALWCI encoded by the coding sequence ATGATATTGGGGACTCCATTTGTGATTgcatttttgatatataaatggCAGAGGAGacatttatcaatgaatgataTTGTTGAAGAATTTCTACAGAGTCACAATAACCTCATGCTAATAAGGTATTCTTATTCCGAAATTAAGAAGATTACCAAAAGTTTCAAGGACAAATTGGGCGAAGGAGGTTATGGCTATGTACTTAAAGGAACGTTTCAAAGTGGTCGTCTTGTGGCCGTAAAGATGTTAGGCAAGTCCAAAGCTAACGTGCAAGATTTTATAAGTGAAGTTGCAACTATTGGAAGGATTCACCACGTTAATGTAGTGCAACTCATTGGTTTTTGCGTTGAAGGATCAAAACGGACTCTTGTATATGAGTTCATGTCTAATGGTTCCTTGAATAAATACATATTTTCTCCAGAAGTATGCACGCTCCTAAGCTATAATCAAATGTATGATATAGCTCTAGGAGTGGCTCGTGGGATTGAATATTTACATCAAGGATGTGACATGCAAATTTTACACTTTGATATCAAGCCTCCCAACATTCTTcttgataagaattttactcCTAAGGTTTCTGACTTTGGACCAGCAAAATTGTATTTAGCAAATGACAACATTGTTTCTCTGACTGCTACAAGAGGAACATTGGGATACATGGCTCCTGAGTTGTTCTACAAAAATATTGGAGGCGTTTCATACAAAgctgatgtttatagttttggaatATTGTTGATGGACATGGCCGGTAGAAAAGAGAACTTAAATGTATTTGCAAAACACTCAAGCCAAATATACTTCCCTACTTGGGTCTACGACCAAATGCACGACGGAAATAACTTAGAAATTGAAGATGCCacagaggaagaaaagaaaataggcaAGAAGATGATCATTGTTGCATTATGGTGTATTTAG